The following are from one region of the Alphaproteobacteria bacterium genome:
- the map gene encoding type I methionyl aminopeptidase has protein sequence MTISSARDLDGLGAIGRIVAQTLAAMGNALEPGMTTLELDRLGRAMLEEAGARSAPELCYGFPGATCISVNEAVAHGVPGPRPIRPGDLVNIDVSAEKGGYFADTGGSFAVPPVSPRAKALCRDGRRALWEGIRAVRPGVRLNRIGARIEGFATRNGYSLIRNLASHGVGTALHEEPREIPTWYVGHDRRRVHEGLVFTLEPFLSTGAHAVTQADDGWTLVAPRGTMSVQYEHTLVATRNGPLVLTAPH, from the coding sequence ATGACCATCTCCAGCGCGCGCGACCTCGACGGTCTCGGGGCGATCGGCCGCATCGTCGCCCAGACGCTCGCCGCCATGGGCAACGCGCTCGAACCCGGCATGACCACGCTGGAGCTCGACCGCCTGGGCCGGGCGATGCTGGAGGAGGCCGGCGCGCGCTCGGCGCCGGAGCTGTGCTACGGCTTCCCCGGCGCCACCTGCATCAGCGTGAACGAGGCGGTGGCCCACGGCGTGCCCGGCCCGCGGCCGATCCGGCCCGGCGACCTGGTCAACATCGACGTCTCGGCCGAGAAGGGCGGCTATTTCGCCGACACCGGCGGCAGCTTCGCGGTGCCGCCGGTCAGTCCCCGCGCCAAGGCGTTGTGCCGCGACGGCCGGCGGGCGCTGTGGGAGGGAATCCGCGCGGTCCGTCCCGGCGTGCGGCTGAACCGGATCGGCGCGCGGATCGAGGGATTCGCGACCCGCAACGGCTACAGCCTGATCCGCAACCTGGCCAGCCATGGCGTCGGCACCGCCTTGCACGAGGAGCCGCGCGAGATCCCGACCTGGTATGTCGGCCACGACCGCCGGCGGGTGCACGAGGGGCTGGTGTTCACGCTGGAGCCGTTTCTTTCGACCGGCGCTCACGCGGTGACCCAGGCCGACGACGGCTGGACCCTGGTCGCGCCGCGCGGCACCATGTCGGTGCAGTACGAGCATACGCTGGTCGCCACCCGCAACGGGCCGCTGGTGCTGACCGCGCCGCACTGA
- a CDS encoding glycosyltransferase family 2 protein, whose amino-acid sequence MPTGASGAAPRLSVVTLSFNQAPFLRRALDSVLAQDWPDVEYIVVDPGSSDGSRDILAGYAGRLAATILEPDAGPGDGLNKGFARATGKVLAYLNADDAYLPGAFREAMAAFAAPDRPDVVCGHGLIVDGQGRVVRRLRSAPFGLRRFAYGASVQMQQSTFFRADAFRRTPGFNNDNRTCWDAEILMELAKAGARFRIVDRYWSLFRIYEGSITGSGHLNARYAEDLARMFQAVMGRPRAPLDGLVGRALRLARWATDPVGLAVRLQDKLAGPPACVQDLAAKAA is encoded by the coding sequence ATGCCGACAGGGGCTAGCGGCGCCGCGCCGCGTCTGTCCGTCGTCACGCTGTCGTTCAACCAGGCCCCGTTCCTGCGGCGCGCGCTCGATTCGGTGCTGGCCCAGGACTGGCCCGATGTCGAGTATATCGTGGTCGACCCGGGCTCCAGCGACGGCAGCCGCGACATCCTCGCCGGCTATGCCGGCCGGCTTGCCGCAACGATCCTCGAGCCGGACGCCGGGCCCGGAGACGGCCTGAACAAGGGCTTCGCGCGGGCGACCGGCAAGGTCCTCGCCTATCTCAACGCCGACGACGCCTATCTGCCCGGCGCGTTCCGCGAGGCGATGGCGGCCTTCGCCGCGCCCGACCGGCCCGACGTGGTCTGCGGTCACGGTCTGATCGTCGACGGCCAGGGCCGGGTCGTGCGCCGGCTGCGTTCCGCCCCGTTCGGGCTCAGGCGTTTCGCCTACGGCGCCTCGGTGCAGATGCAGCAGTCCACCTTCTTCCGGGCCGACGCCTTCCGCCGCACGCCGGGCTTCAACAACGACAACCGCACCTGCTGGGACGCCGAGATCCTGATGGAACTGGCCAAGGCCGGCGCGCGCTTCCGCATCGTCGACCGCTACTGGTCGCTGTTCCGCATCTACGAAGGCTCGATCACCGGCAGTGGTCACCTCAACGCGCGCTACGCCGAGGATCTGGCCCGCATGTTCCAGGCCGTGATGGGCCGGCCGCGCGCCCCGCTCGACGGCCTGGTCGGCCGCGCGCTGCGGCTGGCGCGGTGGGCCACCGATCCGGTCGGGCTGGCGGTCCGCCTGCAGGACAAGCTGGCCGGCCCGCCGGCCTGCGTCCAGGACCTCGCCGCCAAGGCGGCCTGA
- a CDS encoding sulfite exporter TauE/SafE family protein: protein MQIYLPIAEMSVDVFLLIGIGALIGFLSGMFGVGGGFLMTPLLIFIGIPPAVAVGTQSNQTVATSVAGVVAHWRRGNVDVGMGLVLLVGGLAGSGLGVLLFQALQAIGQIDLVIGITYVIFLGLVGVLMAIESIRAIVRARRPGGSPRRKLHRHVWIHGLPFKRRFRRSKLYISVIPPLGIGFLVGVLAAIMGVGGGFVMVPAMIYLLGMPTLVVVGTSLFQIIFVTANAAFLHAATNQTVDVILAGLLLIGSIGGAQIGTRVGSRLPGEQLRAMLALLVLAVAGKLLYDMVATPQSMFQVTWGGVG, encoded by the coding sequence ATGCAGATCTATCTGCCGATCGCGGAAATGTCGGTCGACGTGTTCCTGCTGATCGGCATCGGCGCGCTGATCGGATTCCTGTCGGGCATGTTCGGCGTCGGCGGCGGCTTCCTGATGACGCCGCTGCTGATCTTCATCGGCATCCCGCCGGCGGTCGCCGTCGGCACCCAGTCGAACCAGACCGTGGCGACGTCGGTGGCCGGCGTCGTCGCCCACTGGCGGCGCGGCAACGTCGACGTCGGCATGGGCCTGGTCCTGCTGGTCGGCGGCCTGGCCGGCTCCGGCCTCGGCGTGCTGCTGTTCCAGGCGCTGCAGGCGATCGGCCAGATCGACCTGGTGATCGGCATCACCTACGTCATCTTCCTCGGCCTGGTCGGCGTGCTGATGGCGATCGAATCGATCCGGGCGATCGTGCGGGCGCGCCGGCCCGGCGGCAGCCCGCGGCGCAAGCTGCACCGCCACGTCTGGATCCACGGGCTGCCGTTCAAGCGGCGCTTCCGCAGGTCGAAGCTGTACATCAGCGTGATCCCGCCGCTCGGCATCGGCTTCCTGGTCGGGGTGCTGGCCGCGATCATGGGCGTCGGCGGCGGCTTCGTGATGGTCCCGGCGATGATCTACCTGCTGGGCATGCCGACGCTGGTGGTCGTCGGCACTTCGCTGTTCCAGATCATATTCGTCACCGCCAACGCCGCCTTCCTGCACGCGGCGACCAACCAGACCGTCGACGTGATCCTGGCCGGCCTGCTGCTGATCGGCAGCATCGGCGGCGCGCAGATCGGCACCCGGGTCGGCAGCCGGCTGCCGGGCGAGCAGCTGCGCGCGATGCTGGCGCTGCTGGTGCTCGCGGTGGCCGGCAAGCTGCTCTACGACATGGTGGCGACGCCGCAGTCGATGTTCCAGGTGACCTGGGGCGGCGTCGGGTGA
- a CDS encoding 5'-methylthioadenosine/S-adenosylhomocysteine nucleosidase: protein MPKLPCLLASMSVAAGLLPAVPAMAADLIDDTPRLAVISAFPPELAVLSAAAADAETHSVHGVAFTTGMLEGRPVVLFLSGVSMVNAAMTTQLALDHFAVEGIVFSGIAGGVDPALHIGDVVVAGQWGQYLEVVMARETADGWATPPFFEYTFANYGMIHPRAVDVVRSAGAETRFWFEADPAMLAAAAAIAPQVDLADCTADNVCLSHDPRIVVGGNGVSGGAFVDNADFRAYVFDTFSASVLDMESAAVAHVAFANDVPFVAIRSLSDLAGGGEGANEMGTFFQLAADNSATAVRALIAALPQ from the coding sequence ATGCCTAAATTACCCTGTCTGCTTGCGTCGATGAGCGTGGCGGCCGGGCTGTTGCCGGCCGTTCCGGCCATGGCCGCCGACCTGATCGACGACACACCGCGGCTGGCCGTGATCTCTGCCTTCCCGCCCGAGCTGGCCGTGCTGTCTGCCGCCGCCGCCGACGCCGAGACCCACAGCGTGCACGGCGTCGCCTTCACCACCGGGATGCTGGAGGGCCGGCCGGTGGTGCTGTTCCTCAGCGGCGTCAGCATGGTCAACGCGGCGATGACCACCCAGCTTGCCCTCGACCATTTCGCGGTCGAAGGCATCGTGTTTTCCGGCATCGCCGGCGGGGTCGATCCGGCGCTGCACATCGGCGACGTGGTCGTGGCCGGCCAGTGGGGCCAGTATCTGGAGGTGGTGATGGCGCGCGAGACCGCCGACGGCTGGGCCACGCCGCCGTTCTTCGAATACACCTTCGCCAACTACGGCATGATCCACCCGCGCGCGGTCGACGTGGTGCGCAGCGCCGGGGCGGAGACCCGCTTCTGGTTCGAGGCCGACCCGGCGATGCTGGCGGCCGCCGCGGCGATCGCCCCGCAGGTCGACCTGGCCGACTGCACGGCCGACAACGTCTGTCTCAGCCACGACCCGCGCATCGTGGTCGGCGGCAACGGCGTCTCGGGCGGCGCCTTCGTCGACAATGCCGACTTCCGCGCCTATGTGTTCGATACCTTCTCGGCCAGCGTGCTGGACATGGAGAGCGCCGCCGTCGCCCACGTCGCCTTCGCCAACGACGTGCCGTTCGTGGCGATCCGCAGCCTGTCGGACCTGGCCGGCGGCGGCGAGGGCGCGAACGAGATGGGCACCTTCTTCCAGCTGGCCGCCGACAACTCGGCGACCGCCGTGCGCGCGCTGATCGCGGCCCTGCCGCAGTGA
- the trpS gene encoding tryptophan--tRNA ligase translates to MNRIFSGVQPSGNLTLGNYLGAIRNWVALQHEFECLYCMVDMHAITVWQDPDELRRSTREVTAGLLAAGLDPARNIIFNQSRVAAHAELAWVFNCVARLGWLNRMTQFKEKAGKNRENASAGLYVYPNLMAADILVYKATHVPVGDDQKQHLELARDIAQKFNHDYKTEFFPVVEPMIFGAATRVMSLRDGTKKMSKSDPSDMSRINMTDTADAIAQKIRKAKTDPEPLPGPDSLDANGLPRADALAARPEAFNLLAIYAALSGRDVAAVTAEFAGQPFSGFKAKLADLAVSALDPIGAEMKRLVADPAHIDAVLRDGADRARALAEPVLRSVYDIIGFLQD, encoded by the coding sequence ATGAATCGCATCTTCTCCGGCGTCCAGCCGTCCGGGAACCTGACGCTTGGCAACTATCTCGGTGCGATCCGCAACTGGGTCGCACTGCAGCACGAGTTCGAGTGTCTCTACTGCATGGTCGACATGCATGCGATCACCGTGTGGCAGGACCCGGACGAGCTGCGGCGCAGCACCCGCGAGGTCACCGCCGGGCTGCTTGCCGCCGGGCTGGATCCGGCGCGCAACATCATCTTCAACCAGAGCCGGGTCGCCGCCCACGCCGAGCTGGCCTGGGTGTTCAACTGCGTCGCGCGGCTGGGCTGGCTGAACCGGATGACCCAGTTCAAGGAGAAGGCCGGCAAGAATCGCGAGAACGCCAGTGCCGGGCTGTACGTCTATCCGAACCTTATGGCGGCCGACATCCTGGTCTACAAGGCGACCCATGTGCCGGTCGGCGACGACCAGAAGCAGCATCTCGAGCTGGCCCGCGACATCGCCCAGAAGTTCAACCACGACTACAAGACCGAGTTCTTCCCGGTGGTGGAGCCGATGATCTTCGGCGCGGCGACGCGCGTGATGAGCCTGCGCGACGGCACCAAGAAGATGTCGAAGTCCGACCCGTCCGACATGTCGCGCATCAACATGACCGACACCGCCGACGCGATCGCGCAGAAGATCCGCAAGGCGAAGACCGACCCCGAGCCGTTGCCCGGCCCCGACAGCCTGGACGCCAACGGCCTGCCGCGGGCGGATGCCCTGGCGGCGCGGCCGGAGGCGTTCAATCTGCTGGCGATCTATGCCGCGCTGTCGGGTCGCGACGTGGCGGCGGTGACGGCGGAGTTCGCCGGCCAGCCGTTCAGCGGCTTCAAGGCGAAGCTGGCCGACCTGGCGGTCTCGGCGCTCGACCCGATCGGCGCGGAGATGAAGCGGCTGGTCGCCGACCCGGCCCACATCGACGCGGTGCTGCGCGACGGCGCGGACCGGGCCCGCGCGCTGGCCGAGCCGGTGCTGCGGTCGGTCTACGACATCATCGGGTTCCTGCAGGACTGA